The Marinitoga litoralis genome contains a region encoding:
- the coaBC gene encoding bifunctional phosphopantothenoylcysteine decarboxylase/phosphopantothenate--cysteine ligase CoaBC: protein MVLKGKKITLGVSSGIAIYKAVDLASKLRKLDVYLNIILTEDSKKMISPTVFSAVGNCPVYTDYFNEVKDGWIPHTQLSLESDALIVAPATANIIAKIANGFSDDLLSLTALAFRKDAKIIVPTMNTRMYESPALQRNLELLKNDGWIIVEPESGHLACGEIGKGRYPDNDMIIEFLEYSLSKKDFLGKNILITAGPTQEPIDPVRNITNKSSGKMGYEIAREFSNRGANVTLISGPTNIKPPYILNEFVEVKTASEMYNEVMKRFNNSDIIIMSAAVSDYRVKNYSDIKIKKDEDNLIIELIKNPDILKELGNIKKENQLIIGFAAETNDLIEYAKRKLIEKNCDIIIANDVSKKDIGFDSNLNEIYIINKLGDVTHVEKNTKKNIAINIINYISEYFNSRK, encoded by the coding sequence ATGGTATTAAAGGGTAAGAAAATTACTTTAGGTGTTAGTAGTGGGATAGCAATATACAAAGCTGTTGATTTAGCCTCTAAATTAAGAAAATTAGATGTATATTTAAATATAATTCTAACAGAAGATTCAAAGAAAATGATTTCACCTACCGTTTTTTCCGCAGTAGGAAATTGTCCTGTTTATACAGATTATTTCAATGAAGTTAAGGATGGATGGATACCTCATACTCAATTATCTTTAGAATCAGATGCTTTAATTGTAGCTCCTGCTACAGCTAATATTATTGCTAAAATAGCAAATGGCTTTTCTGACGATCTATTATCATTAACTGCATTAGCTTTTAGAAAGGATGCTAAAATAATAGTCCCTACTATGAATACCAGAATGTATGAATCTCCAGCATTGCAAAGAAATTTGGAATTATTAAAAAATGATGGATGGATTATAGTAGAACCTGAAAGTGGACATTTAGCATGTGGAGAAATTGGAAAAGGTAGATATCCTGATAATGATATGATAATTGAATTTTTGGAATATTCATTATCAAAAAAAGATTTTCTTGGAAAAAATATTTTAATTACTGCTGGTCCTACACAAGAACCTATTGATCCAGTTAGAAATATTACAAATAAATCGAGTGGTAAAATGGGGTATGAAATTGCAAGAGAATTTTCTAATAGAGGTGCAAATGTAACTCTCATTTCCGGACCTACTAATATTAAGCCTCCATATATATTAAATGAATTTGTTGAAGTAAAAACAGCATCAGAAATGTATAATGAAGTAATGAAAAGATTTAATAATTCAGATATTATAATAATGTCTGCTGCTGTTTCTGATTATAGGGTAAAAAATTATTCAGATATTAAAATAAAAAAAGATGAGGACAACTTAATAATTGAACTTATAAAAAATCCAGATATATTAAAAGAATTAGGTAACATCAAAAAAGAAAATCAATTAATAATTGGTTTTGCTGCAGAAACTAATGATTTAATAGAGTATGCTAAGAGAAAATTAATAGAAAAAAATTGCGATATTATAATTGCTAATGATGTTTCAAAAAAAGATATCGGATTTGATTCTAATTTGAATGAAATTTATATAATTAATAAACTGGGAGATGTTACCCATGTTGAAAAAAATACTAAAAAAAATATTGCTATTAATATTATTAATTATATTTCAGAATATTTTAATAGCAGAAAATAA
- the gltX gene encoding glutamate--tRNA ligase, whose amino-acid sequence MIRVRFAPSPTGSMHVGGVRTALFNWLFAKKNNGKLILRIEDTDIERSSIESEKEIINSLKWCGLDWDEGPDIGGKYGPYRQSERIEIYKKFIDYLIENNKAYYAVYDDNNNEIYKSNKFPENIDGSVVVKFRVNKDGTTSFDDLVKGTISFRNDLLDDFIILRSNGIPVYNFTVAIDDHLMKISHVIRGEDHISNTQKQIMLYEAFGWDIPKFMHIPLILGNDRKPLSKRHGGTSVEYFRNEGILSSALMNYLALLGWTIEEEIFEFKDKLKDFDPNKLSNKGVIFDYEKLEWVCGKHLRKKEIKDLYIEFLSWLNDDKIKYLIEKDEEYSLNVLSICREKINTLKQLKDFSYNFFIDEYEYEEKYIEKYLKKDWAKSLISASIKKFEELENYNLKTVEKTLNEIADLKITSKKNTFQTIRGAILGKLVTPGLYESIVVLGKERVLYRLKRTEVYINGIKG is encoded by the coding sequence ATGATTAGGGTAAGGTTTGCACCTAGTCCAACAGGCAGCATGCATGTTGGCGGAGTAAGAACCGCTTTATTTAATTGGTTGTTTGCTAAAAAAAATAATGGAAAATTAATATTAAGAATAGAAGATACTGATATAGAAAGATCTTCTATTGAATCAGAAAAAGAAATTATAAATTCATTAAAATGGTGTGGTTTGGATTGGGATGAGGGTCCTGATATAGGTGGAAAATATGGACCGTATAGACAAAGTGAAAGAATAGAAATATATAAAAAATTTATTGATTATTTAATAGAAAATAATAAGGCATATTATGCTGTTTATGATGATAATAATAATGAAATATATAAATCAAACAAATTTCCTGAAAACATAGATGGTAGTGTAGTTGTAAAATTTAGAGTAAATAAAGATGGAACTACATCTTTTGATGATTTAGTTAAAGGAACAATATCTTTTAGAAATGATTTATTGGATGATTTTATTATTTTAAGATCTAATGGAATACCAGTATATAACTTTACTGTAGCTATAGATGATCATTTAATGAAAATTTCTCATGTAATTAGAGGTGAAGATCATATATCAAATACACAAAAACAAATTATGTTATATGAAGCTTTTGGATGGGATATTCCAAAATTTATGCATATACCTCTAATATTAGGTAATGACAGAAAACCTTTAAGTAAAAGACATGGCGGTACTTCCGTAGAATACTTTAGAAATGAAGGTATATTAAGTTCTGCTTTAATGAATTATCTTGCGTTATTAGGATGGACCATAGAAGAAGAAATATTTGAATTTAAAGATAAATTGAAAGATTTTGACCCAAATAAATTATCTAATAAAGGTGTAATATTTGACTATGAAAAATTGGAATGGGTTTGCGGAAAGCATTTAAGAAAAAAAGAAATTAAAGATTTATATATCGAATTTTTATCTTGGTTAAATGATGATAAAATAAAATATTTAATAGAAAAAGATGAAGAATACTCATTAAATGTATTATCTATTTGTAGAGAAAAAATAAATACATTAAAACAATTAAAAGATTTTTCATATAATTTTTTTATTGATGAATATGAATATGAAGAAAAGTATATTGAAAAATATTTAAAGAAAGATTGGGCAAAAAGCTTAATTTCTGCTTCTATTAAAAAATTTGAAGAATTAGAAAATTATAATTTAAAGACCGTAGAAAAAACTTTAAATGAAATAGCTGATTTAAAAATCACATCAAAGAAAAATACATTTCAAACTATTAGAGGTGCAATTTTAGGAAAATTGGTAACCCCCGGATTATATGAATCAATAGTTGTATTAGGCAAAGAAAGAGTTCTTTACCGTTTAAAAAGAACAGAGGTGTATATAAATGGTATTAAAGGGTAA
- a CDS encoding TIGR00725 family protein: MNIGVIGYSGNPNEKPICDLENIISKIAKIISDNNWVLFSGGRNGVMELISRETKKFGGKTIGILPWEIDGNEYLDVSIKTGLDFSMRSFVLVKSVDVVISVGGEIGTGIEILGAYANEKPVILIKGTGGWTDRIQKILIDGEYLDNRRLAKLYITDIDELEILLKKLEKEILSEEKND; the protein is encoded by the coding sequence ATGAATATTGGTGTTATCGGTTACTCTGGAAATCCTAATGAAAAACCAATATGCGATTTAGAAAATATAATTAGTAAAATTGCAAAAATAATTTCAGATAATAATTGGGTATTATTTAGTGGTGGAAGAAATGGAGTAATGGAATTAATATCTAGAGAAACTAAAAAATTCGGTGGAAAAACCATAGGTATATTACCATGGGAAATCGATGGTAATGAATATTTAGATGTTTCAATAAAAACAGGTTTAGATTTTTCAATGAGATCTTTTGTTTTAGTAAAAAGTGTCGATGTTGTAATTAGTGTAGGTGGAGAAATAGGAACAGGAATAGAAATATTAGGAGCTTATGCTAATGAAAAACCAGTTATATTAATTAAAGGAACTGGCGGTTGGACCGATAGAATTCAAAAAATATTAATCGACGGAGAATATTTAGACAATAGAAGATTAGCAAAATTATATATTACTGATATTGATGAATTAGAGATTTTACTAAAAAAATTAGAAAAAGAAATATTATCGGAGGAAAAAAATGATTAG
- the lptB gene encoding LPS export ABC transporter ATP-binding protein, which yields MSSITCKKLTKKYGKKIVLNSVDFEASTGKIVGILGPNGAGKSTLFKSILGIVVPKSGDIFLDNKKITHLPIHIRAKHGIAYLPQEPSVFRNLTVWDNMDLIATMLKIESKERIIKEILEEFGIYDLKDQIADSLSGGEKRRLEFARTLLTNPKFILLDEPFVGIDPITVKDIQRIIKSLSTKNLGVIVTDHNVDEIAEVVDILYVLHKGNVIAYGNPDDVLKDKNVIENYLGW from the coding sequence ATGAGCTCTATAACTTGTAAAAAATTAACAAAAAAATATGGAAAGAAAATTGTTTTAAATAGCGTAGATTTTGAAGCCAGCACCGGAAAGATTGTTGGGATTTTAGGTCCCAACGGTGCTGGTAAATCTACATTGTTTAAATCAATTTTAGGTATAGTTGTTCCCAAAAGCGGAGATATATTTTTAGATAATAAAAAAATAACACATTTACCTATTCACATTAGGGCTAAACATGGAATAGCATATCTCCCTCAAGAACCATCTGTATTTAGAAATTTAACTGTATGGGATAACATGGATTTAATAGCAACAATGTTAAAAATTGAAAGTAAAGAAAGAATTATAAAAGAGATTTTAGAAGAATTTGGAATATATGATTTAAAGGATCAAATTGCTGATTCTTTATCTGGTGGAGAAAAAAGAAGATTAGAATTTGCAAGGACATTATTGACAAATCCAAAATTCATATTATTAGATGAACCATTTGTTGGTATTGATCCTATAACTGTTAAAGATATACAAAGAATAATAAAATCATTATCTACTAAAAATTTAGGTGTTATTGTAACAGATCATAATGTGGATGAAATAGCTGAAGTTGTTGATATATTATACGTACTACATAAAGGTAATGTAATTGCATATGGAAATCCCGATGATGTTTTAAAAGATAAAAATGTTATTGAAAATTATTTAGGATGGTGA
- a CDS encoding OmpH family outer membrane protein, which produces MKNFSKLFVVAVVLLAFLFIPKIGISEESKETGKNLKIAFVQMEKVTQSYYKWVDLQEKYQNDLAYYQNKINKMQEDYQNLKNSGASQEELAQKQQELQTRINEYQKAIQEEYSQKTNLLLEEVKNKVIEYAQANGYNLVLYEPSVLYADDLVDITPQIIELLKK; this is translated from the coding sequence GTGAAAAACTTTTCAAAATTATTTGTTGTAGCAGTAGTATTATTAGCATTTTTGTTTATACCTAAAATTGGTATTTCTGAAGAATCAAAAGAAACAGGTAAAAACTTAAAAATTGCATTTGTTCAAATGGAAAAAGTTACACAGTCATATTATAAATGGGTAGATTTGCAAGAAAAATATCAAAATGATCTTGCATATTATCAAAACAAAATAAATAAAATGCAAGAAGATTATCAAAATTTAAAAAATTCAGGTGCTTCACAAGAAGAATTAGCACAAAAACAACAAGAATTACAAACAAGAATAAATGAATATCAAAAAGCAATTCAAGAAGAATATTCTCAAAAAACAAATTTACTACTTGAGGAAGTTAAAAATAAAGTAATCGAATATGCTCAAGCAAATGGTTATAATCTAGTATTATATGAACCATCTGTATTATATGCAGATGATTTAGTTGATATAACTCCACAAATAATAGAATTATTAAAAAAATAA
- the glyA gene encoding serine hydroxymethyltransferase has protein sequence MWDNLKLVDPDIYEIVMKELERQEYGLELIASENFSSLAVMEAMGSVLTNKYAEGYPKKRYYGGCEFVDEAETLARNRAKELFNAKYANVQPHSGSQANMGVYFALMDTGETLMGMSLSHGGHLTHGASVNFSGKIFNVVQYGVNEETEVIDYDEVEKMALENKPKVIVAGGSAYARIIDFKRFREIADKVGAYLVVDMSHFAGLVAAGLYPNPLDYAHVVTTTTHKTLRGPRGGMILTNDKEIYKLINKSIFPGIQGGPLMHVIAAKAVAFKEALTPEFKEYQKQVIKNAKKLAEEMEKLGFRIVSGGTDSHLFLVDLNEKGVTGKAAEKALEESGITVNKNTIPKETRSPFVTSGIRIGTPAVTTRGMKEEEMVIIAQLINEVITNIKDEEGTLDEEFKANMKNKVKALCEKFPLYKGKL, from the coding sequence ATGTGGGATAATTTAAAATTAGTAGACCCAGATATTTATGAAATAGTTATGAAAGAGTTAGAAAGACAAGAATACGGATTAGAATTAATTGCTTCTGAAAATTTTTCATCATTAGCAGTAATGGAAGCAATGGGAAGCGTTTTAACAAATAAATATGCAGAAGGTTATCCTAAAAAAAGATATTATGGTGGATGTGAATTTGTAGACGAAGCTGAAACCTTAGCTAGAAATAGAGCAAAAGAATTATTTAATGCAAAATATGCTAATGTTCAACCACACTCTGGATCTCAAGCAAATATGGGTGTTTATTTTGCTTTAATGGATACTGGTGAAACATTAATGGGAATGTCATTAAGTCATGGTGGCCATTTAACTCATGGTGCTTCTGTAAACTTTTCAGGAAAAATATTTAATGTTGTTCAATATGGCGTTAATGAGGAAACTGAAGTTATAGATTATGATGAAGTTGAAAAAATGGCTTTAGAAAATAAACCTAAAGTTATTGTTGCTGGCGGAAGTGCTTATGCTAGAATAATTGATTTTAAAAGATTTAGAGAAATTGCTGATAAGGTTGGAGCCTATCTTGTTGTAGATATGTCTCACTTTGCCGGTTTAGTTGCAGCTGGATTATATCCTAACCCATTAGATTATGCACATGTAGTAACTACTACTACACATAAGACATTAAGAGGCCCTAGAGGCGGAATGATTTTAACAAATGATAAAGAAATATATAAGCTAATTAATAAAAGTATATTCCCTGGAATTCAAGGCGGACCTTTGATGCATGTAATTGCTGCTAAAGCAGTTGCATTTAAAGAAGCATTAACTCCAGAATTTAAAGAATATCAAAAACAAGTAATAAAAAATGCTAAAAAATTAGCTGAAGAAATGGAAAAATTAGGTTTTAGAATTGTATCTGGTGGAACAGATTCTCATTTGTTCCTTGTTGACTTAAATGAAAAAGGAGTTACTGGTAAAGCCGCAGAAAAAGCTTTAGAAGAATCTGGTATAACAGTTAATAAAAATACAATACCAAAAGAAACACGTTCTCCTTTTGTAACTAGCGGTATAAGAATTGGTACTCCTGCTGTTACAACAAGAGGTATGAAAGAAGAAGAAATGGTTATTATTGCTCAATTAATTAACGAAGTAATAACTAATATCAAAGACGAAGAAGGTACTTTAGACGAAGAATTTAAAGCTAATATGAAAAATAAAGTAAAAGCACTTTGCGAAAAATTCCCATTATATAAAGGTAAATTATAA
- a CDS encoding PLP-dependent aminotransferase family protein: MAFEEKYSITVQRIKSNIIRELLKTATQEGIISFGGGIPDPETFPIKKLSEISSEVIMNEYKIALQYGSTEGDPELIKQYIRLLEKYDGIEGLTEENLMITTGSQQALFIIGTVFLDEDSYCAVSKPIYLGAGSAFNQRNPKYISIPLEKDGMNIDILEKELEKLEKEGKIDKFKFVYTVSNFHNPAGTSLSLEKRKRLIELAEKYDFIIIEDDPYGALRFEGEKLPSIFKLNNGERVILLNTFSKVLSPGLRIGVIIGNKELIKKMVLAKQGMDLCSSTLTQRIAARFMEKYDLFEEIQPTIEIYKQKKDKFMEALDKYLGDIEGIDWVRPEGGLFSWITLPEGFDTMEMFEIAKEKKIIYIPGETFYVDNPDRNTMRVSFCLPSFEELEEGTKRLRETIEEYAKRKGITLKTK, translated from the coding sequence ATGGCTTTTGAAGAAAAATACTCGATTACAGTACAAAGAATCAAATCAAATATTATTAGAGAATTGTTAAAAACAGCTACTCAAGAAGGAATAATTTCTTTTGGTGGAGGAATACCAGATCCTGAAACATTTCCAATAAAAAAACTATCTGAAATTTCTAGTGAAGTTATAATGAATGAATATAAGATAGCTTTACAATACGGTTCTACTGAAGGAGATCCAGAATTAATTAAACAATATATTAGACTTTTGGAAAAATATGATGGGATTGAAGGATTGACAGAAGAAAATCTTATGATAACAACAGGTTCACAACAAGCATTATTTATTATTGGAACCGTATTTTTAGATGAAGATAGTTATTGTGCGGTTAGCAAACCTATATATTTAGGTGCAGGTAGTGCATTTAATCAAAGAAATCCTAAATATATTAGTATTCCATTAGAAAAAGATGGTATGAATATTGATATTTTAGAAAAAGAATTAGAAAAACTTGAAAAAGAAGGAAAAATTGATAAATTTAAATTTGTATACACTGTAAGTAATTTCCATAACCCAGCAGGAACATCTTTATCCTTAGAGAAGAGGAAAAGATTAATAGAATTAGCAGAAAAATATGATTTCATTATTATTGAAGATGATCCATATGGAGCATTACGTTTTGAAGGAGAAAAATTACCAAGTATTTTCAAATTAAATAATGGGGAAAGAGTAATTTTATTAAATACATTTAGTAAAGTTTTATCTCCTGGATTAAGAATTGGTGTTATTATTGGAAACAAAGAATTGATTAAAAAAATGGTTTTAGCAAAACAAGGAATGGATTTATGTTCTTCAACATTAACTCAAAGAATAGCAGCAAGATTTATGGAAAAGTATGATTTATTTGAAGAAATACAACCTACTATTGAAATATATAAACAAAAGAAAGATAAATTTATGGAAGCTTTAGATAAATATTTAGGAGATATTGAAGGTATTGATTGGGTAAGACCAGAAGGTGGATTATTCTCTTGGATAACTTTGCCTGAAGGATTTGATACAATGGAAATGTTTGAAATAGCAAAAGAAAAGAAAATTATTTATATTCCTGGTGAAACATTCTATGTAGATAATCCTGATAGAAATACAATGAGAGTGTCTTTCTGTTTACCTTCATTTGAAGAATTAGAAGAAGGTACAAAGAGATTAAGAGAAACAATTGAAGAATATGCAAAAAGAAAGGGTATAACTTTAAAAACAAAATAA
- the buk gene encoding butyrate kinase: MNRILVINPGSTSTKIAVFENDKLSVSEELSHSIEELDKYDKLMDQIDLRKKEVTDFIEKYGFKISDFDAIACRGGILPPLESGTYKVNEEMVDYLRNKTKIEHASNLAAVIGWELSENKIPVFITDPVSVDEFIPESRISGIPEIERKSLFHALNMKSVARRAAKELNKKYEECNFVIAHLGGGISIGAQEKGKMIDVNNANDEGPFSPERTGELPVGDLAKVAFSGKYDKKELKKRYVGKGGLVAYLGTNDLREAMKKAEKDDYAKKVVEAMAYQIAKEIGGMASVLKGKVDAILITGGMARNDKFIDMIKQRVSKIALIMLYPGSFEMEALAEGALRVLNNEEEPKEWKM; this comes from the coding sequence ATGAATCGAATTTTAGTTATTAATCCAGGTTCTACATCTACAAAAATAGCAGTTTTTGAAAATGATAAATTATCAGTATCTGAAGAATTATCTCATTCAATCGAAGAATTAGATAAATATGATAAGTTAATGGATCAAATTGATTTAAGAAAAAAAGAAGTTACTGATTTCATAGAAAAATATGGATTTAAGATATCAGATTTTGATGCTATTGCATGTAGAGGAGGAATTTTACCGCCATTAGAAAGTGGTACTTATAAAGTTAATGAAGAAATGGTTGATTATTTAAGAAATAAAACAAAAATAGAACATGCTTCTAATTTAGCAGCCGTTATTGGTTGGGAATTATCTGAAAATAAAATTCCTGTGTTTATTACAGACCCTGTTTCTGTTGATGAATTTATTCCAGAATCAAGAATTTCTGGTATTCCTGAAATAGAAAGAAAAAGCTTATTTCACGCATTAAATATGAAAAGTGTTGCTAGAAGAGCTGCTAAAGAATTAAATAAGAAATATGAAGAATGTAATTTTGTTATAGCACATCTTGGTGGTGGAATATCAATAGGAGCCCAGGAAAAAGGAAAAATGATAGATGTTAATAATGCTAATGATGAAGGTCCATTTAGCCCAGAGCGAACAGGAGAATTACCTGTAGGGGATTTAGCTAAAGTTGCTTTTTCTGGAAAATATGATAAAAAAGAATTGAAAAAAAGATATGTAGGAAAAGGTGGATTAGTTGCATATTTAGGAACTAATGATTTAAGAGAAGCTATGAAAAAAGCAGAAAAAGATGATTATGCAAAAAAAGTAGTAGAGGCTATGGCATATCAAATTGCTAAAGAAATTGGAGGAATGGCTTCAGTATTAAAAGGAAAAGTAGATGCTATTTTGATTACAGGTGGAATGGCTAGAAATGATAAATTTATAGATATGATTAAACAAAGAGTTTCAAAAATTGCTTTAATCATGTTATATCCAGGTTCATTTGAAATGGAAGCTTTAGCTGAAGGAGCATTAAGAGTTCTTAATAACGAAGAGGAACCAAAAGAGTGGAAAATGTGA
- a CDS encoding bifunctional enoyl-CoA hydratase/phosphate acetyltransferase, producing MRINKILDLAKGLENKKTVGVAAAEDEVVLKAVEKAVENDICNVILYGDEMKIKEIAKENNIDISKMEIVNCKSSQEAVVKTIEDVASGKADLPMKGHITTGELLSVYLREEYGLRTKSTINLVSVFDIEKYHKLLIVTDAGMVISPTLEQKVDSINNAVKVSDALEVENPKVAIVGALEKVNPKMPATVDAAIISQMNRRGQIKGCIVDGPFAMDNAISKEAAEQKGIVSEVAGDADIVIMPDIEAGNIFYKSMVFLSGAKVASTILGGKKPVVLTSRADSDETKLLSIALSVLLA from the coding sequence ATGAGAATAAACAAAATATTGGATTTAGCAAAAGGGCTAGAAAATAAAAAAACAGTAGGTGTTGCAGCAGCAGAAGATGAAGTAGTATTAAAAGCAGTTGAAAAAGCAGTTGAAAATGATATTTGTAATGTAATTTTATACGGCGATGAAATGAAGATAAAAGAAATAGCTAAAGAAAATAATATAGACATATCAAAAATGGAAATTGTAAATTGTAAATCTTCACAAGAAGCAGTTGTTAAAACAATTGAAGATGTAGCTTCTGGTAAAGCGGATTTACCAATGAAAGGTCATATTACTACAGGTGAATTGTTATCAGTATATTTAAGAGAAGAATATGGATTACGTACTAAAAGCACAATTAATTTAGTAAGTGTTTTTGATATTGAGAAATATCATAAATTACTTATTGTTACTGATGCAGGAATGGTAATTTCACCAACACTTGAACAAAAAGTAGATTCAATAAATAATGCAGTAAAAGTATCAGATGCTCTTGAAGTTGAAAATCCAAAAGTTGCAATAGTTGGGGCATTAGAAAAAGTAAATCCTAAAATGCCAGCGACTGTTGATGCTGCAATTATTTCTCAAATGAATAGACGTGGTCAAATTAAAGGATGTATTGTAGATGGGCCATTTGCTATGGATAATGCAATTTCTAAAGAAGCGGCTGAACAAAAAGGTATTGTTAGCGAAGTAGCAGGAGATGCTGACATCGTAATAATGCCTGATATTGAAGCAGGTAATATTTTCTATAAATCTATGGTGTTTTTATCTGGTGCAAAAGTTGCAAGTACAATATTAGGTGGTAAAAAACCAGTTGTATTAACCTCAAGAGCAGATTCTGATGAAACAAAGTTATTATCAATAGCTTTGTCTGTACTCTTGGCATAG
- the buk gene encoding butyrate kinase yields MYRILVINPGSTSTKLAIYEDENLVSKDTVRHTSEELSPFKHIADQYEFRKEVIKNFLEKSGFPLSSFSAIIGRGGLLRPIPGGIYEVNELMKEELRQGKFGEHASNLGALIASELASDVGIPAYIADPVVVDELDDLARFSGHPDFERKSIFHALNQKAVARAVAEQMGKKYDEVNLIVVHMGGGISIGAHRRGKVVDVNNALDGDGPFTPERSGTLPMTQIIDLAYSGKITYDEMKKRIKGNGGLVAYLKTNDALEVQRKVEEGDEYATLIYKAMGLQISKWIGKMAAALSFQVDGIVLTGGLAYDKDYMVKWLTEHNQYIAPIYVIPGGDEEKALAEAALRALRGNEKVKKYPPKEVNNA; encoded by the coding sequence ATGTATAGAATATTAGTTATTAATCCAGGATCAACTTCAACTAAACTTGCTATATATGAAGATGAAAATTTAGTTTCTAAAGATACAGTTAGACATACATCAGAAGAGTTATCTCCTTTTAAACATATAGCAGACCAATATGAATTTAGAAAAGAAGTTATTAAAAATTTCTTAGAAAAATCAGGATTTCCACTTTCATCATTTTCAGCAATAATTGGAAGAGGTGGATTATTAAGACCGATTCCAGGTGGAATTTATGAAGTAAATGAATTAATGAAAGAAGAGTTAAGGCAAGGAAAGTTTGGAGAACATGCATCTAATTTGGGGGCATTAATAGCTAGTGAATTAGCGTCTGATGTTGGAATACCAGCATATATAGCTGATCCAGTTGTTGTAGATGAATTAGATGATCTTGCTAGATTTTCAGGCCACCCTGATTTTGAAAGGAAATCAATTTTTCATGCATTAAATCAAAAGGCGGTAGCAAGAGCTGTTGCAGAACAAATGGGAAAAAAATATGATGAAGTAAATTTAATTGTTGTACATATGGGTGGTGGAATATCAATAGGAGCACATAGAAGAGGAAAAGTTGTTGATGTAAATAACGCTTTAGATGGCGACGGTCCTTTTACCCCCGAAAGGTCTGGAACTTTACCTATGACACAAATAATAGATTTAGCTTATTCAGGAAAAATCACATATGACGAAATGAAAAAAAGAATAAAAGGGAATGGTGGATTAGTTGCATATTTGAAAACAAATGATGCATTAGAAGTACAAAGAAAAGTAGAAGAGGGCGATGAATATGCGACATTAATATATAAAGCGATGGGATTGCAAATATCAAAATGGATTGGTAAAATGGCCGCTGCTTTAAGTTTCCAAGTGGATGGAATAGTATTAACTGGTGGATTGGCATATGATAAAGATTATATGGTTAAATGGCTTACAGAACATAATCAATATATTGCACCTATATATGTAATTCCTGGTGGAGATGAAGAAAAAGCATTAGCAGAAGCAGCTCTTAGAGCATTAAGAGGGAATGAAAAGGTAAAAAAATATCCTCCTAAGGAGGTAAATAATGCTTAA
- a CDS encoding cobalamin biosynthesis protein CobQ, whose translation MLNTDYKCHVIIGMFGSGKTEIALNSAVYLKEKFDKVAIADIDVISPYFRTRDEIDVLENMGIKVITPPRQFMHADLPIIPPAVGGFIVNPEYQTIIDAGGNEDGSTVVGSLKNFLDQTKTATYFVVNTKRPFMNTVDDIIYYIERLGAKARRKVDFLISNSNLQNETTEEIILKGEELLIKVSEKTGIPIAFTVVPEFLKDVKTQYPKFILNRYLDKVYQL comes from the coding sequence ATGCTTAATACTGATTATAAGTGTCATGTTATTATAGGTATGTTTGGTTCTGGAAAAACTGAAATAGCATTAAATTCTGCAGTTTATTTAAAAGAAAAATTTGATAAAGTAGCTATTGCTGATATTGATGTGATTAGTCCATATTTTAGAACAAGAGATGAGATTGATGTATTAGAAAATATGGGAATAAAAGTTATAACTCCTCCTAGACAATTTATGCATGCTGATTTACCTATAATCCCTCCTGCAGTTGGTGGATTTATAGTTAATCCAGAATATCAAACTATTATTGATGCTGGAGGAAATGAAGATGGTTCAACTGTAGTAGGTTCATTAAAAAACTTTTTAGATCAAACGAAAACTGCAACATATTTTGTCGTTAATACAAAAAGACCATTTATGAATACTGTTGATGACATTATATATTATATAGAAAGATTAGGAGCAAAGGCTAGAAGAAAAGTGGACTTTTTAATTTCTAATTCTAATTTGCAAAATGAAACAACTGAAGAAATTATATTAAAAGGAGAAGAATTATTAATAAAAGTATCTGAAAAAACAGGGATTCCTATTGCTTTTACAGTTGTTCCTGAATTTTTAAAAGATGTTAAAACGCAATACCCAAAGTTTATTTTAAATAGATATTTAGATAAAGTATATCAATTATAA